In a genomic window of Syngnathus typhle isolate RoL2023-S1 ecotype Sweden linkage group LG4, RoL_Styp_1.0, whole genome shotgun sequence:
- the LOC133153271 gene encoding uncharacterized protein LOC133153271, with protein MFTGDSVVSGHLLTGGAFKPHQGLEVNASLQMENGQHFGTFPPYQGQNVTNASLPNVENNDITTAFKPTPQPGPPAALKLGQEGFKKVCRTEEHGPSPFPGLASGVLEMRVKEGSKIRNLMGFAMARMQGDQGLCGAREGGLRQVVFTGSGRAVTKTITCAEIMKRKVGSLHQLTKLQYKVVKEVWENTEGGTSEMTVHRTVPSISILLSKDPLDPQEPGYQPPETLGALWEDSVERATASAIKRPPDTLPFRGLQHCKRVCSGEGVSVTPLLH; from the coding sequence ATGTTCACGGGGGACAGCGTGGTCAGTGGCCACCTCCTGACTGGGGGTGCGTTCAAGCCCCATCAGGGACTGGAAGTAAATGCGTCACTTCAAATGGAGAATGGACAACACTTTGGGACTTTTCCTCCATACCAGGGTCAGAACGTCACGAATGCCAGCTTGCCCAACGTGGAGAACAACGATATTACAACCGCATTTAAACCGACACCTCAACCGGGGCCTCCCGCTGCACTCAAACTAGGGCAGGAAGGCTTTAAGAAAGTCTGCAGGACCGAGGAGCACGGCCCCAGTCCcttccccggactggcctcggGGGTACTGGAGATGCGCGTTAAAGAAGGGAGTAAGATCCGCAACTTGATGGGCTTCGCAATGGCGCGGATGCAAGGCGACCAAGGACTCTGTGGTGCCAGAGAAGGCGGACTCAGACAGGTGGTCTTCACCGGCTCGGGCCGCGCCGTCACCAAGACCATCACGTGTGCCGAGATCATGAAGCGGAAAGTGGGCTCGCTGCACCAGCTGACCAAACTGCAGTATAAGGTGGTCAAGGAGGTGTGGGAGAACACTGAGGGGGGCACGTCAGAGATGACCGTGCACAGAACCGTGCCCTCCATCAGCATCCTGCTATCTAAAGACCCACTGGACCCTCAGGAGCCGGGCTACCAACCCCCAGAGACTCTCGGCGCACTGTGGGAGGACAGTGTCGAGCGCGCCACGGCGTCGGCAATCAAGAGACCCCCGGACACTTTGCCGTTCAGAGGTTTACAGCACTGTAAGCGTGTGTGCTCGGGCGAAGGGGTCTCCGTGACCCCCCTCTTGCACTGA
- the slc12a4 gene encoding solute carrier family 12 member 4 isoform X2 has protein sequence MPHFTVVPVRDRAQSGYDSLEGINSVDHSDGVPLDNQDTVSSDGHGNHKEDHPFLNSPDEKKDFYDRNLALFEEELDIRPKVSSLLSRLVSYTNITQGAKEHEEEESAEASRRKTPKSPNMGTLMGVYLPCLQNIFGVILFLRLTWIVGVAGIMQSLLIVIMCCTCTMLTAISMSAIATNGVVPAGGAYFMISRSLGPEFGGAVGLCFYLGTTFASAMYILGAIEIFLQYLVPQAAVFHAADHHGTDSAMLNNMRVYGTICLSLMAVVVFVGVKYVNKLASLFLACVIISIISIYAGAIKSASHPPEFPICMLGNRTLVRDRFDVCAKTVTIGNVTAPSQLWDMFCLPGNASSAQCDDYFLQNNVTEIQGIPGLASGIFKDNLWGDYLQKGEVLEKDGLASVDSHSTMEHFGMYVSADIATSFMLLVGIFFPSATGIMAGSNRSGDLRDAQKSIPIGTILAITTTTLVYLTSVILFGACVEGVVLRDKFGDAVRNNLVVGTLSWPSPWVIVIGSFFSTVGAGLQTLTGAPRLLQAIATDNIIPFLRVFGHGKANGEPTWALLLTVLIAELGILIASLDMVAPILSMFFLMCYLFVNLACAVQTLLRTPNWRPRFRYYHWTLSFLGMSMCLALMFISSWYYAIVAMGIAGMIYKYIEYQGAEKEWGDGIRGLSLSAARYALLRLEVGPPHTKNWRPQLLVLSKLDEDLHIKYPRLLTFASQLKAGKGLTIVGSVIQGNFLEGYGELQAAEQTIKNMMDIERVKGFCQVVVASKVREGIVHLIQSCGLGGMKHNTVMMGWPYGWRQSEDPRAWKTFINTVRCTTAAHLALMVPKNVSFYPSNHERFTDGSIDVWWIVHDGGMLMLLPFLLKQHKVWRKCRMRIFTVAQMDDNSIQMKKDLATFLYQLRIEAEVEVVEMHDSDISAYTYERTLMMEQRSQMLRQMRLSGAERKREAQLIKDRHSLVRMGSLYSDEEDDTLDSPLPENVHMTWTKEKCEAERRIRNNAPENFRELMSLKPDQSNVRRMHTAVKLNEVIVNRSHDARLVLLNMPGPPRDTDGDENYMEFLEVLTEGMERVLLVRGGGREVITIYS, from the exons ATGCCTCACTTTACGGTGGTACCCGTGAGGGATCGAGCCCAGTCTGGATATGACAGTCTGGAGGGGATCAACTCTGTGGACCACAGCGATGGTGTCCCACTGGATAATCAAGACACGGTCAGCTCCGACG GACATGGCAATCACAAAGAAGACCACCCATTTCTCAACAGTCCTGATGAGAAGAAGGACTTCTACGATAGGAACTTGGCCTTGTTCGAG GAAGAGCTGGACATCCGACCCAAAGTGTCTTCTCTGCTCAGTCGCTTGGTCAGCTACACAAACATCACCCAGGGAGCCAAGGAgcatgaggaagaggagagcgcgGAGGCTTCGCGCCGAAAGACTCCCAAG TCCCCCAACATGGGTACTCTGATGGGCGTCTACTTACCGTGCCTCCAGAACATTTTCGGGGTCATCCTCTTCCTGCGACTGACGTGGATCGTCGGGGTGGCTGGCATCATGCAGTCCCTGTTAATTGTTATCATGTGCTGCACGTGT ACCATGCTCACGGCCATATCAATGAGTGCCATTGCAACAAATGGTGTCGTTCCAG CCGGCGGGGCCTACTTTATGATCTCACGCTCTCTGGGTCCAGAATTTGGAGGAGCTGTGGGCCTGTGCTTCTACCTTGGCACCACCTTTGCTTCCGCCATGTACATCCTCGGAGCCATTGAAATATTCTTG caATACCTGGTGCCTCAGGCCGCCGTCTTTCATGCTGCGGACCACCACGGCACCGACAGCGCGATGCTGAACAACATGCGCGTCTACGGCACCATCTGCCTCAGCCTTATGGCCGTGGTGGTTTTCGTGGGGGTCAAATATGTCAATAAGTTGGCCTCGCTCTTCCTCGCCTGCGTCATTATTTCAATCATCTCCATCTACGCCGGCGCGATCAAGTCCGCCTCTCATCCGCCAGAATTCCC GATTTGCATGCTTGGCAACAGGACCTTGGTCAGAGATCGTTTTGATGTGTGCGCAAAGACCGTCACCATTGGCAACGTCACAGCACCCAGTCAGCTGTGGGACATGTTCTGCCTTCCGGGGAACGCGAGCAGCGCACAGTGTGATGACTATTTCCTGCAGAATAACGTCACAGAAATCCAGGGCATTCCCGGATTGGCTAGTGGAATATTTAAAG ACAACTTATGGGGCGACTACCTGCAGAAAGGCGAGGTACTGGAGAAGGATGGCCTCGCGTCGGTGGACTCCCACAGCACCATGGAGCACTTTGGCATGTATGTCTCTGCAGACATCGCCACGTCCTTTATGCTGCTGGTGGGCATCTTCTTCCCCTCGGCCACAG GCATTATGGCAGGCTCCAACCGGTCTGGAGATCTCCGGGATGCTCAGAAATCCATTCCCATTGGAACCATCTTAGCTATTACCACCACGACTCTTGTCT ATCTAACATCTGTGATTTTGTTTGGGGCCTGTGTGGAAGGTGTGGTCCTaagagacaa GTTTGGTGATGCCGTTAGGAACAATTTGGTCGTAGGAACTCTGTCCTGGCCATCCCCTTGGGTTATTGTCATCGGTTCCTTCTTCTCCACGGTGGGGGCAGGTCTGCAGACACTCACTGGAGCGCCTAGACTTCTTCAGGCTATCGCTACGGACAATATCATCCCGTTCCTcaga gtttttGGTCATGGGAAGGCTAATGGTGAGCCAACATGGGCCCTATTGCTGACTGTTCTCATAGCTGAGCTTGGTATCCTGATCGCCTCATTGGATATGGTGGCACCTATTCTTTCCAT gtttttCCTGATGTGCTACCTCTTTGTCAACCTGGCCTGTGCCGTGCAAACACTCCTTCGCACCCCCAACTGGAGGCCGAGGTTCAGATACTACCACTG GACTCTATCCTTCCTCGGAATGAGCATGTGCTTGGCCCTGATGTTCATCTCCTCCTGGTATTACGCTATTGTGGCCATGGGCATTGCAGGGATGATCTACAAGTACATCGAGTACCAGGG AGCAGAGAAGGAGTGGGGAGATGGCATCAGAGGACTTTCCCTAAGTGCTGCACGCTATGCCCTGTTAAGGTTAGAAGTGGGACCCCCGCATACCAAGAACTGGAG ACCTCAGCTGTTGGTTCTGTCAAAGCTGGATGAGGATCTCCACATTAAATATCCCCGACTGCTGACTTTTGCCTCGCAGCTAAAGGCCGGGAAGGGTCTTACCATTGTGGGATCTGTCATCCAGGGAAATTTCCTGGAAGGGTATGGAGAACTGCAAGCAGCAGAACAG ACCATCAAGAACATGATGGACATTGAGAGGGTCAAGGGTTTCTGTCAGGTGGTGGTGGCAAGCAAGGTGCGGGAGGGGATCGTCCATTTGATCCAGTCCTGCGGTCTTGGGGGCATGAAGCACAACACGGTGATGATGGGATGGCCGTACGGCTGGAGGCAAAGCGAGGATCCTCGAGCTTGGAAGACTTTTATCA ACACAGTCCGTTGCACCACTGCGGCCCACCTGGCTCTAATGGTGCCCAAAAACGTGTCGTTCTACCCGAGCAACCACGAGCGCTTCACCGACGGCAGCATTGACGTGTGGTGGATCGTCCACGATGGGGGGATGCTCATGCTGCTGCCTTTCCTGCTTAAGCAACATAAA gtgtGGAGAAAATGCCGAATGCGTATCTTCACTGTCGCCCAGATGGATGACAACAGCATCCAGATGAAGAAGGATTTAGCCACATTCCTCTACCAGTTGAGGATAGAGGCAGAAGTGGAAGTGGTGGAGATG CACGATAGCGACATCTCGGCGTACACTTACGAGCGCACGCTGATGATGGAGCAGAGATCTCAGATGCTGAGGCAGATGAGACTGTCCGGcgcagagaggaagagagag GCCCAACTTATTAAGGACAGACATTCACTGGTGCGAATGGGAAGTTTGTACTCGGACGAGGAGGACGACACATTGGACAGTCCTCTGCCGGAGAACGTTCACATGACGTGGACGAAGGAGAAATGCGAAGCTGAGAGGAGAATCCGAAACAATGCACCCGAAAACTTCAGAGAGCTCATGAGCCTCAAACC GGACCAGTCCAACGTGCGGCGCATGCACACAGCCGTGAAGCTGAACGAGGTGATCGTCAACAGGTCCCACGACGCTCGGTTAGTGCTCCTTAACATGCCGGGACCGCCCCGTGACACGGACGGAGACGAGAATT ATATGGAGTTTTTAGAGGTTTTGACGGAAGGTATGGAGAGGGTGCTGCTCGTGCGAGGTGGCGGACGCGAGGTCATCACCATCTACTCGTGA
- the slc12a4 gene encoding solute carrier family 12 member 4 isoform X1, with protein MPHFTVVPVRDRAQSGYDSLEGINSVDHSDGVPLDNQDTVSSDGHGNHKEDHPFLNSPDEKKDFYDRNLALFEEELDIRPKVSSLLSRLVSYTNITQGAKEHEEEESAEASRRKTPKSPNMGTLMGVYLPCLQNIFGVILFLRLTWIVGVAGIMQSLLIVIMCCTCTMLTAISMSAIATNGVVPAGGAYFMISRSLGPEFGGAVGLCFYLGTTFASAMYILGAIEIFLQYLVPQAAVFHAADHHGTDSAMLNNMRVYGTICLSLMAVVVFVGVKYVNKLASLFLACVIISIISIYAGAIKSASHPPEFPICMLGNRTLVRDRFDVCAKTVTIGNVTAPSQLWDMFCLPGNASSAQCDDYFLQNNVTEIQGIPGLASGIFKDNLWGDYLQKGEVLEKDGLASVDSHSTMEHFGMYVSADIATSFMLLVGIFFPSATGIMAGSNRSGDLRDAQKSIPIGTILAITTTTLVYLTSVILFGACVEGVVLRDKFGDAVRNNLVVGTLSWPSPWVIVIGSFFSTVGAGLQTLTGAPRLLQAIATDNIIPFLRVFGHGKANGEPTWALLLTVLIAELGILIASLDMVAPILSMFFLMCYLFVNLACAVQTLLRTPNWRPRFRYYHWTLSFLGMSMCLALMFISSWYYAIVAMGIAGMIYKYIEYQGAEKEWGDGIRGLSLSAARYALLRLEVGPPHTKNWRPQLLVLSKLDEDLHIKYPRLLTFASQLKAGKGLTIVGSVIQGNFLEGYGELQAAEQTIKNMMDIERVKGFCQVVVASKVREGIVHLIQSCGLGGMKHNTVMMGWPYGWRQSEDPRAWKTFINTVRCTTAAHLALMVPKNVSFYPSNHERFTDGSIDVWWIVHDGGMLMLLPFLLKQHKVWRKCRMRIFTVAQMDDNSIQMKKDLATFLYQLRIEAEVEVVEMHDSDISAYTYERTLMMEQRSQMLRQMRLSGAERKREVTHKSHQNGNAWNSDEHSFSSQAQLIKDRHSLVRMGSLYSDEEDDTLDSPLPENVHMTWTKEKCEAERRIRNNAPENFRELMSLKPDQSNVRRMHTAVKLNEVIVNRSHDARLVLLNMPGPPRDTDGDENYMEFLEVLTEGMERVLLVRGGGREVITIYS; from the exons ATGCCTCACTTTACGGTGGTACCCGTGAGGGATCGAGCCCAGTCTGGATATGACAGTCTGGAGGGGATCAACTCTGTGGACCACAGCGATGGTGTCCCACTGGATAATCAAGACACGGTCAGCTCCGACG GACATGGCAATCACAAAGAAGACCACCCATTTCTCAACAGTCCTGATGAGAAGAAGGACTTCTACGATAGGAACTTGGCCTTGTTCGAG GAAGAGCTGGACATCCGACCCAAAGTGTCTTCTCTGCTCAGTCGCTTGGTCAGCTACACAAACATCACCCAGGGAGCCAAGGAgcatgaggaagaggagagcgcgGAGGCTTCGCGCCGAAAGACTCCCAAG TCCCCCAACATGGGTACTCTGATGGGCGTCTACTTACCGTGCCTCCAGAACATTTTCGGGGTCATCCTCTTCCTGCGACTGACGTGGATCGTCGGGGTGGCTGGCATCATGCAGTCCCTGTTAATTGTTATCATGTGCTGCACGTGT ACCATGCTCACGGCCATATCAATGAGTGCCATTGCAACAAATGGTGTCGTTCCAG CCGGCGGGGCCTACTTTATGATCTCACGCTCTCTGGGTCCAGAATTTGGAGGAGCTGTGGGCCTGTGCTTCTACCTTGGCACCACCTTTGCTTCCGCCATGTACATCCTCGGAGCCATTGAAATATTCTTG caATACCTGGTGCCTCAGGCCGCCGTCTTTCATGCTGCGGACCACCACGGCACCGACAGCGCGATGCTGAACAACATGCGCGTCTACGGCACCATCTGCCTCAGCCTTATGGCCGTGGTGGTTTTCGTGGGGGTCAAATATGTCAATAAGTTGGCCTCGCTCTTCCTCGCCTGCGTCATTATTTCAATCATCTCCATCTACGCCGGCGCGATCAAGTCCGCCTCTCATCCGCCAGAATTCCC GATTTGCATGCTTGGCAACAGGACCTTGGTCAGAGATCGTTTTGATGTGTGCGCAAAGACCGTCACCATTGGCAACGTCACAGCACCCAGTCAGCTGTGGGACATGTTCTGCCTTCCGGGGAACGCGAGCAGCGCACAGTGTGATGACTATTTCCTGCAGAATAACGTCACAGAAATCCAGGGCATTCCCGGATTGGCTAGTGGAATATTTAAAG ACAACTTATGGGGCGACTACCTGCAGAAAGGCGAGGTACTGGAGAAGGATGGCCTCGCGTCGGTGGACTCCCACAGCACCATGGAGCACTTTGGCATGTATGTCTCTGCAGACATCGCCACGTCCTTTATGCTGCTGGTGGGCATCTTCTTCCCCTCGGCCACAG GCATTATGGCAGGCTCCAACCGGTCTGGAGATCTCCGGGATGCTCAGAAATCCATTCCCATTGGAACCATCTTAGCTATTACCACCACGACTCTTGTCT ATCTAACATCTGTGATTTTGTTTGGGGCCTGTGTGGAAGGTGTGGTCCTaagagacaa GTTTGGTGATGCCGTTAGGAACAATTTGGTCGTAGGAACTCTGTCCTGGCCATCCCCTTGGGTTATTGTCATCGGTTCCTTCTTCTCCACGGTGGGGGCAGGTCTGCAGACACTCACTGGAGCGCCTAGACTTCTTCAGGCTATCGCTACGGACAATATCATCCCGTTCCTcaga gtttttGGTCATGGGAAGGCTAATGGTGAGCCAACATGGGCCCTATTGCTGACTGTTCTCATAGCTGAGCTTGGTATCCTGATCGCCTCATTGGATATGGTGGCACCTATTCTTTCCAT gtttttCCTGATGTGCTACCTCTTTGTCAACCTGGCCTGTGCCGTGCAAACACTCCTTCGCACCCCCAACTGGAGGCCGAGGTTCAGATACTACCACTG GACTCTATCCTTCCTCGGAATGAGCATGTGCTTGGCCCTGATGTTCATCTCCTCCTGGTATTACGCTATTGTGGCCATGGGCATTGCAGGGATGATCTACAAGTACATCGAGTACCAGGG AGCAGAGAAGGAGTGGGGAGATGGCATCAGAGGACTTTCCCTAAGTGCTGCACGCTATGCCCTGTTAAGGTTAGAAGTGGGACCCCCGCATACCAAGAACTGGAG ACCTCAGCTGTTGGTTCTGTCAAAGCTGGATGAGGATCTCCACATTAAATATCCCCGACTGCTGACTTTTGCCTCGCAGCTAAAGGCCGGGAAGGGTCTTACCATTGTGGGATCTGTCATCCAGGGAAATTTCCTGGAAGGGTATGGAGAACTGCAAGCAGCAGAACAG ACCATCAAGAACATGATGGACATTGAGAGGGTCAAGGGTTTCTGTCAGGTGGTGGTGGCAAGCAAGGTGCGGGAGGGGATCGTCCATTTGATCCAGTCCTGCGGTCTTGGGGGCATGAAGCACAACACGGTGATGATGGGATGGCCGTACGGCTGGAGGCAAAGCGAGGATCCTCGAGCTTGGAAGACTTTTATCA ACACAGTCCGTTGCACCACTGCGGCCCACCTGGCTCTAATGGTGCCCAAAAACGTGTCGTTCTACCCGAGCAACCACGAGCGCTTCACCGACGGCAGCATTGACGTGTGGTGGATCGTCCACGATGGGGGGATGCTCATGCTGCTGCCTTTCCTGCTTAAGCAACATAAA gtgtGGAGAAAATGCCGAATGCGTATCTTCACTGTCGCCCAGATGGATGACAACAGCATCCAGATGAAGAAGGATTTAGCCACATTCCTCTACCAGTTGAGGATAGAGGCAGAAGTGGAAGTGGTGGAGATG CACGATAGCGACATCTCGGCGTACACTTACGAGCGCACGCTGATGATGGAGCAGAGATCTCAGATGCTGAGGCAGATGAGACTGTCCGGcgcagagaggaagagagaggtaACACACAAGTCTCATCAAAATGGCAACGCCTGGAATTCTGACGAACATTCTTTCTCCTCACAGGCCCAACTTATTAAGGACAGACATTCACTGGTGCGAATGGGAAGTTTGTACTCGGACGAGGAGGACGACACATTGGACAGTCCTCTGCCGGAGAACGTTCACATGACGTGGACGAAGGAGAAATGCGAAGCTGAGAGGAGAATCCGAAACAATGCACCCGAAAACTTCAGAGAGCTCATGAGCCTCAAACC GGACCAGTCCAACGTGCGGCGCATGCACACAGCCGTGAAGCTGAACGAGGTGATCGTCAACAGGTCCCACGACGCTCGGTTAGTGCTCCTTAACATGCCGGGACCGCCCCGTGACACGGACGGAGACGAGAATT ATATGGAGTTTTTAGAGGTTTTGACGGAAGGTATGGAGAGGGTGCTGCTCGTGCGAGGTGGCGGACGCGAGGTCATCACCATCTACTCGTGA